A window of Phragmitibacter flavus contains these coding sequences:
- a CDS encoding toll/interleukin-1 receptor domain-containing protein, protein MNPKGAPENHAEREFWCFISYRHINNREPGRQWGSWLQEALQAYEIPPELVGTKNKRGETIAERLYPVFRDEKQLPYGSSLSDEIRARVRRSRYMIVLCTPEAPESPWMCDEILEFKKQNIEKGKKEDYCLLPIIIQGDPHRNKGDGKLPDDEKPCYPKSLSYKLGEDQKISDIEAEIDFADFRLPDNTQSWTSPAAYREALKAAGESGISKKVEAFNTDLHGKLLRIIAGILDKDVGDLAKWDKIAQLEREKAKAGTLRNWLIAVVALAALAAWFGWASWKEKQAAQTALTNTFSRIIGQSTSLSSIEVNTLWELAELNDKNEAVREKLLGVWLVGDPLPAFKNQAVGLHATVGLNRNRVDAFIWAEKLISTIEEPVDADSTRLSIFAELMMRFVVRLEPDDAAHLADRLVSAIENPQMSDRGRLFPLTEALANLADKVTSDTAAHLARSLVSIIEQRGEEDSFRLSRLAEPLGTLTNKLAPNKAFPLARSLIAAQVKPEEQNPDRLSVLSKSLDNLIGKLTSNEAETLAKSITLALENGNDRNSDRLSNLSSSLDKLADKLTPDMAKQFAHRLLSAIKKEDNNPDYIIHLSDSLKKLSDKLTPEMTASLARRLVSVLEETNPQFYDRRKLCSELLSKLADKLTPVNAAHLVKLLADALEKMGKEYPGGFPALAEPIVKLAARLTTDEADPYTKLLISGLENPEEWKRDYLSRLPESLSKLEGKLTPDRAAQLASRLVSALENPKVWERERITALAESLNKLTHRLTPDIAASLAKELASALGNTNEKNTARLSAFAESFAKLVAHLPPKMAEPLAIILGSSLEDSEDKGVEQICLLTKSSKKLASKLTPEMVAWLTESSVSALEYPKIWPSDSLSSLGESLALLVDYLNPEMAERLAGVLGSYLERWKGRNDERVSILIKSLTKLAEKLTPEMAAWLAPLLVAPPVIRPHEKNADSLSSLTESSENLTAKEAAPLARQLVDALIKSDGTNSRHLVKSLIKLSDNLTHDTTAPLAHSLIRAIEEPDQGYLNRPFVLAEALACLANRLNSVLCRNLTSRTVLALFKRTRFSLGLSQLVFMKTFPSDSTLSICRELLLQQLLPDAIPSSMDSSGKCRDPLPPEYLAVQHACQSLDIPSLANLLKSPFCVGTLQFLVLESLEKQIGQKFDGNLWKFVDLVKSEQATCRMKDIDLSAPVRRITLKEVMTALELEIKATEITTPVPTTAK, encoded by the coding sequence ATGAATCCCAAAGGAGCGCCTGAAAACCATGCCGAACGCGAGTTCTGGTGCTTCATCAGCTACCGCCACATCAACAACCGGGAACCCGGAAGACAATGGGGCAGTTGGCTGCAAGAGGCTTTGCAAGCCTACGAAATACCGCCCGAACTCGTTGGCACGAAAAACAAACGGGGAGAAACGATTGCTGAAAGACTCTATCCCGTCTTTCGTGATGAAAAACAGCTTCCTTATGGGTCCAGTCTCTCCGATGAAATACGTGCCAGAGTCAGGCGCTCCCGTTACATGATCGTCCTCTGCACTCCCGAGGCTCCAGAAAGTCCATGGATGTGCGATGAAATCCTTGAATTCAAAAAGCAAAACATAGAAAAAGGCAAAAAGGAGGATTACTGTCTCCTGCCAATCATTATCCAAGGAGATCCACATCGAAACAAAGGAGATGGAAAGCTCCCTGATGATGAAAAACCCTGTTATCCCAAATCTCTTTCGTATAAGTTGGGAGAAGATCAAAAAATATCGGACATTGAAGCCGAGATCGACTTTGCTGACTTCCGCCTCCCAGACAACACACAAAGCTGGACGTCACCTGCGGCTTACCGAGAGGCCCTCAAAGCAGCAGGGGAAAGCGGCATTTCGAAGAAAGTCGAGGCATTTAATACGGACTTGCACGGAAAGCTTCTGCGCATCATTGCAGGAATTTTGGATAAAGATGTCGGAGATTTGGCCAAATGGGATAAAATCGCCCAACTGGAGCGGGAGAAAGCAAAAGCCGGAACCCTGAGAAACTGGCTAATCGCGGTTGTCGCACTCGCAGCACTGGCAGCCTGGTTCGGTTGGGCGTCATGGAAAGAAAAACAAGCTGCTCAGACCGCACTGACTAACACCTTTTCGCGTATCATCGGCCAATCGACATCTCTATCGTCTATTGAGGTGAACACCCTGTGGGAACTTGCGGAACTGAATGATAAGAATGAGGCAGTTCGTGAAAAATTATTGGGAGTGTGGCTGGTTGGCGACCCTCTGCCCGCCTTCAAGAACCAGGCGGTCGGCCTGCATGCGACGGTTGGCTTAAATCGGAATCGTGTCGATGCCTTTATTTGGGCAGAAAAGTTGATTTCAACCATCGAAGAGCCAGTGGATGCGGATTCTACTCGGCTTTCTATTTTTGCAGAGTTGATGATGAGATTCGTCGTAAGATTAGAGCCTGATGATGCGGCGCATCTCGCTGATCGACTGGTTTCAGCCATCGAGAATCCGCAGATGTCGGACCGCGGACGCCTTTTCCCTCTAACCGAAGCACTGGCCAATCTCGCGGACAAGGTGACTTCGGATACGGCGGCACATCTCGCTCGAAGCCTGGTTTCAATCATCGAACAGAGGGGGGAGGAGGACTCTTTTCGTCTTTCCCGCCTAGCCGAGCCGCTGGGCACGCTCACGAACAAGCTGGCGCCAAATAAGGCGTTCCCGCTTGCGCGAAGCCTGATTGCCGCCCAGGTAAAGCCGGAAGAGCAAAATCCAGATCGTCTTTCCGTCCTGTCGAAGTCACTGGACAATCTGATTGGCAAACTAACGTCGAATGAAGCGGAGACTCTTGCAAAAAGCATCACTTTAGCACTCGAAAATGGGAATGATCGGAATAGTGATCGTCTTTCCAACTTATCTTCTTCACTGGATAAACTAGCAGATAAACTGACACCGGACATGGCGAAACAGTTCGCGCATCGCCTGCTTTCAGCCATCAAGAAGGAGGATAACAATCCCGACTATATTATTCATCTTTCCGATTCGTTGAAGAAGCTTTCAGACAAATTGACGCCGGAGATGACCGCGAGTCTTGCAAGGCGCTTAGTTTCAGTCCTTGAGGAAACGAATCCGCAGTTTTACGATCGACGAAAACTATGTTCAGAGTTATTGAGCAAGCTCGCGGACAAGCTAACCCCAGTAAATGCGGCCCATTTGGTGAAGCTCCTGGCTGATGCACTCGAGAAAATGGGAAAGGAGTATCCGGGAGGGTTCCCCGCCTTGGCCGAACCTATAGTCAAACTTGCCGCCAGGCTGACGACGGACGAAGCAGATCCATACACCAAGCTCCTAATTTCTGGCCTCGAAAATCCGGAGGAGTGGAAAAGGGATTACCTTTCCCGCCTGCCTGAGTCGTTGAGCAAGCTCGAAGGAAAGCTGACGCCAGACAGGGCGGCACAACTTGCCAGCCGCTTGGTTTCAGCCCTCGAAAATCCGAAAGTGTGGGAACGCGAACGCATTACCGCTCTGGCCGAGTCGTTGAACAAACTTACACACAGGCTGACGCCGGATATAGCAGCATCGCTAGCTAAGGAACTCGCTTCAGCGCTCGGAAATACTAATGAGAAGAATACTGCTCGTCTTTCCGCTTTCGCCGAGTCCTTTGCCAAGCTTGTGGCTCATCTGCCACCAAAGATGGCCGAGCCACTTGCGATAATTTTGGGTTCATCTCTTGAAGACTCGGAAGATAAAGGTGTTGAACAGATTTGCCTTCTTACTAAATCATCGAAAAAATTGGCTTCCAAGCTGACACCGGAAATGGTGGCGTGGCTAACTGAAAGCTCCGTGTCAGCCCTAGAATATCCAAAAATCTGGCCAAGTGATAGCCTTTCCTCGCTGGGGGAGTCCTTGGCCCTACTAGTGGATTATCTCAATCCAGAAATGGCAGAACGGCTTGCCGGAGTGTTGGGTTCATACCTCGAACGGTGGAAAGGAAGAAATGATGAACGGGTTTCCATTTTGATTAAATCATTGACGAAGCTGGCTGAAAAACTGACGCCGGAGATGGCAGCTTGGCTGGCACCACTTTTGGTCGCCCCCCCCGTAATAAGGCCCCATGAAAAGAATGCGGATAGTCTTTCTAGCCTTACTGAGTCATCGGAAAATCTAACGGCGAAGGAAGCGGCTCCGCTGGCTCGACAGTTGGTTGATGCTCTTATAAAGTCTGACGGGACGAATTCTCGTCACCTTGTCAAATCATTGATCAAACTTTCGGATAATTTGACCCACGACACGACAGCACCGCTTGCACACAGTTTGATTCGAGCCATCGAAGAACCGGATCAGGGGTATCTGAATCGTCCTTTCGTCTTGGCTGAGGCGTTGGCCTGTCTTGCAAACAGGCTGAATTCAGTCCTCTGTCGCAACTTAACGAGCAGAACGGTTCTTGCCCTTTTCAAGAGAACTAGGTTTTCCTTAGGTCTGTCACAGCTAGTGTTCATGAAAACGTTTCCCAGCGACTCTACCCTATCTATCTGTCGAGAATTGTTACTCCAGCAACTTCTGCCAGACGCAATCCCGTCCTCTATGGACTCTTCTGGAAAGTGTCGTGATCCGCTGCCGCCCGAGTATCTCGCAGTTCAGCACGCATGCCAATCCCTCGACATCCCTTCATTGGCTAACCTCCTCAAAAGCCCTTTCTGCGTAGGAACTTTGCAATTTCTTGTTTTGGAATCGCTGGAGAAACAAATAGGTCAAAAATTCGACGGCAACCTCTGGAAATTTGTCGATCTTGTAAAGAGCGAACAAGCCACTTGCCGTATGAAAGACATCGATCTCAGTGCTCCGGTGCGTCGGATCACGCTCAAGGAGGTGATGACTGCTTTGGAGTTGGAGATCAAAGCTACCGAAATCACCACACCGGTTCCCACGACTGCCAAATAA
- a CDS encoding DUF5675 family protein: protein MPTPTGIRNKNYLNVKNGRSPWLDANGRNSSTDTRGHAVFQDAVYGIRAGILQLKSYFFRHNRRTIAEILSRWAPSSDTIGSLPGAPPNSPAQYTAFVIARVGVGPNTRLEIFDPTTQAIGNVGQLRNLFSAMAAYEIGGGFKVPVSEFNATLELLEPGIRRNGTDDQSVNVSLDGITTSWVIKGSVGDPAKGAQNTEADVKTVQEMLLQISIILPNPACDPLGNDGKIASNEAKPSTVKAIKVFQSRFLTRPDGLIEPEGKTWREMLRIIETGPLTDSVEEPALAAPAHYFPFSTLPSANWTSAPRSFGARRASGSRAHAGCDLYFPAGTVIHAITDGVVIRGPYDFYARTYALEIDHGTFIARYGEIAANAEVRQGDRVRAGQAIAEVGHLVGITVPSDMLHLELYDKTASGPLSVGASVGARTAAGVPYLRRRDIIDPTPFLNQWKNNLPAARASTQPQAAGLHGPAAIAAQGFCIHLKRIRQEKRSGIAYARTIGEYTCYWNGVAIKNLRGQIVERGGPGDNTTAIGDNQDRRIAAGTYTLAIQDGTNYKTYGYTSGKDRPRPGLLLQKTEERTAILIHPGENYLSSIGCLNPTDGLKDANSKINFTDSRQRVIDIIEAMKAKLGTRFPKSGRISDAVILIEGEPK from the coding sequence ATGCCGACACCCACAGGAATCCGAAACAAGAATTACCTCAACGTCAAAAACGGTCGGTCTCCTTGGCTCGATGCCAATGGAAGAAACTCCAGCACCGATACCAGAGGGCACGCCGTCTTTCAGGATGCCGTTTACGGCATCCGTGCCGGCATCCTCCAGCTCAAATCCTACTTCTTCCGGCACAACCGCAGAACTATTGCCGAAATCCTCTCCCGTTGGGCACCCTCCAGCGACACCATCGGCTCCCTCCCGGGCGCGCCGCCCAACTCCCCTGCGCAATACACCGCCTTTGTCATCGCCAGAGTCGGCGTCGGGCCGAACACACGGCTCGAAATCTTCGATCCCACCACCCAGGCCATCGGCAATGTCGGCCAGCTGCGCAACTTATTCTCCGCCATGGCCGCCTATGAAATCGGCGGTGGCTTCAAAGTCCCCGTGTCCGAGTTCAACGCCACTTTGGAACTGCTGGAACCCGGCATCCGCCGCAACGGCACGGACGACCAAAGCGTCAATGTTAGCCTCGACGGCATCACCACTTCCTGGGTTATCAAAGGCTCTGTCGGCGACCCGGCAAAAGGCGCTCAGAACACCGAAGCAGACGTGAAAACCGTTCAGGAAATGCTTCTGCAAATCTCCATCATCCTGCCAAATCCCGCCTGCGACCCCCTCGGCAACGACGGCAAGATCGCCTCCAACGAGGCCAAGCCGAGCACCGTCAAAGCCATCAAAGTCTTCCAGAGCCGCTTCCTCACCCGGCCGGACGGCCTCATTGAGCCGGAAGGTAAAACCTGGCGCGAAATGCTCCGCATCATCGAGACCGGCCCGCTGACCGACTCCGTAGAGGAACCGGCACTCGCAGCGCCTGCTCACTACTTCCCCTTCTCCACGCTCCCCTCCGCCAACTGGACAAGCGCCCCGCGTTCCTTCGGCGCGCGCCGCGCCAGCGGCAGCCGCGCCCATGCCGGGTGCGACCTCTATTTCCCCGCCGGAACCGTCATCCATGCGATCACCGACGGCGTCGTCATTCGCGGTCCCTATGACTTCTATGCCCGGACTTACGCGCTTGAGATCGACCACGGCACCTTCATCGCCCGTTATGGAGAGATCGCCGCCAACGCCGAAGTCAGGCAGGGAGACCGCGTCAGAGCCGGGCAAGCCATCGCCGAAGTCGGCCACCTCGTCGGCATCACCGTCCCCAGCGACATGCTCCATCTGGAACTCTATGACAAAACCGCCTCCGGCCCCCTCAGCGTCGGCGCATCCGTCGGCGCCCGCACCGCCGCAGGCGTTCCCTACCTCCGCCGTCGCGACATCATCGATCCCACGCCATTCCTGAACCAGTGGAAAAACAACCTCCCCGCCGCTCGGGCCTCCACGCAACCACAGGCCGCCGGTTTGCACGGCCCCGCCGCCATCGCCGCACAGGGCTTCTGCATCCATCTGAAACGCATCCGCCAAGAGAAACGTAGCGGCATCGCCTACGCCCGCACTATCGGTGAATACACCTGTTACTGGAACGGCGTCGCCATCAAAAACCTCAGGGGCCAGATCGTCGAACGCGGTGGCCCCGGCGATAACACCACCGCCATCGGCGACAACCAAGACCGCCGCATCGCCGCTGGAACCTACACTCTCGCCATCCAGGACGGCACCAATTACAAGACCTACGGCTATACCAGCGGGAAAGACCGGCCCAGGCCCGGCCTCCTCCTGCAGAAAACCGAAGAACGCACCGCCATCCTCATCCACCCCGGCGAGAATTACCTCAGCAGCATCGGCTGCCTCAATCCCACTGATGGTCTGAAAGACGCCAATTCCAAAATCAACTTTACAGACAGCCGCCAGCGCGTCATCGACATCATCGAAGCCATGAAAGCAAAACTCGGCACAAGATTCCCCAAATCCGGCAGAATCTCGGATGCCGTGATTTTGATCGAAGGGGAACCAAAATAG
- a CDS encoding PrsW family glutamic-type intramembrane protease has translation MLVYLSIGDRQEGPYSVEELRQKVQEGEIVAAETLAWHEGLPSWCPLQSVLPKAQVDSRSQSNPSFLGRITDHVTTAAGSEKIEGFSLGNFFSEVFSKHDEDKIEASFAVGTQETTPPLELVDANWPKPWLFFRCLCAAVIVYAILLWGYRKFENPNLLPGIMLVGSFGVPIATLVLFFEVNVLKNLSVYRVIKGFMLGGVLALIGCLFLFEILSGWNELLGASVAGLTEEPAKLLAAIWLVRQKNISNPLNGLLLGAAVGAGFAAFESAGYAFNIVFDSHNQNIALLLDGATSGFTNPVQAMIANIETRGLLSPLAHIVWTAISMAAFVHAKGIRPISMEVFKDFRFWRVFGIAILLHMAWNSQWLHQFTGYFGWLGLGLIAWIIMISQMQRGLKEIKHEQSLATHNLQPSPVP, from the coding sequence ATGCTGGTTTATCTATCCATTGGCGATCGCCAGGAAGGGCCTTACAGTGTTGAGGAACTTCGGCAAAAAGTGCAGGAGGGAGAAATCGTTGCGGCAGAAACGCTGGCATGGCACGAAGGACTGCCCTCGTGGTGCCCTCTCCAATCGGTGCTTCCCAAAGCGCAGGTTGATTCAAGATCACAGTCAAACCCGAGCTTTTTGGGACGAATCACCGATCACGTCACCACGGCGGCAGGATCTGAAAAAATTGAGGGTTTCAGCTTGGGAAACTTCTTCTCGGAGGTGTTTTCCAAACACGACGAAGATAAAATTGAAGCGAGCTTCGCAGTAGGCACCCAGGAAACGACGCCTCCGCTTGAACTTGTGGATGCCAACTGGCCCAAGCCTTGGCTGTTCTTTCGATGCCTTTGTGCCGCAGTTATTGTCTATGCAATTTTGCTTTGGGGATATCGAAAGTTTGAAAACCCCAATTTGCTTCCTGGCATCATGCTGGTGGGATCGTTTGGCGTGCCGATCGCCACGCTCGTGTTGTTTTTTGAAGTCAATGTGCTGAAAAATCTCTCCGTTTACCGGGTGATCAAAGGATTCATGCTTGGTGGGGTTCTCGCCCTTATTGGCTGCCTTTTCCTGTTCGAGATTCTTTCGGGATGGAATGAGCTGTTAGGGGCTTCGGTGGCAGGGCTCACCGAGGAGCCTGCCAAATTGCTCGCGGCCATCTGGCTGGTGAGACAAAAAAATATCAGCAACCCTTTGAATGGTCTGCTCCTCGGTGCGGCTGTTGGAGCGGGTTTCGCTGCATTCGAATCCGCGGGTTACGCCTTTAATATTGTGTTTGATTCACACAATCAAAACATAGCGCTTCTTTTGGATGGTGCGACTAGCGGGTTTACCAATCCTGTGCAGGCTATGATTGCCAACATCGAAACCAGGGGACTTCTGTCACCCTTGGCTCACATCGTTTGGACTGCTATTTCTATGGCGGCATTTGTGCATGCTAAAGGGATTCGACCAATTTCCATGGAGGTGTTCAAGGACTTCCGCTTCTGGCGCGTTTTCGGCATAGCGATTCTTCTTCACATGGCATGGAACAGCCAATGGCTGCACCAGTTCACCGGATACTTTGGATGGCTTGGACTCGGTCTGATCGCATGGATCATCATGATCAGCCAAATGCAAAGGGGCCTCAAAGAGATCAAGCACGAGCAGTCTCTCGCGACCCACAACCTCCAGCCATCGCCAGTCCCATGA
- a CDS encoding GYF domain-containing protein, which yields MNNSNSKWYYLHNGEPAGPISHETVQSKLIRGELHSDDLVCAEGDEDWRSLGESLPELVAATGKAPILPPVSPRGLPTKRTKVPKSVLWVAVALALASGAAYFWKQANDREKTRQITISNLELQLRYAYQSGSKGSVPALIKELHAMAPKSEALISVCMQMAMDSLGRGLDYSGDDAARYLVIAANAGISEAQYMLSRLVMSGKTHLETPQQALARCQSAAEAGLLEAQFQWGLILLRRDGEQSDPNEAVKWLKLAAGRGHTEARYQLATVLLKQNEEDAEAPKWLKEAAEDEHPDAKLMMGLLHLTGQNVVADNSLAFHWIKSAVAAGCSEATLHLGRLYEHGIGTTANVDLAVENYRKAGAAGIVEASLALDKLLAESESSTAELRLPDSVTTYLRHGEIGSPVQ from the coding sequence ATGAACAATTCGAACAGCAAATGGTATTACCTGCATAATGGAGAGCCGGCGGGGCCGATTTCTCACGAAACCGTTCAGAGCAAACTGATCCGTGGAGAACTGCATTCTGATGACCTCGTTTGTGCTGAGGGGGATGAAGACTGGCGCAGCCTGGGAGAATCTCTGCCTGAACTGGTAGCAGCCACCGGCAAAGCTCCTATTCTTCCTCCAGTCTCTCCCCGAGGTTTGCCAACGAAGCGAACCAAAGTGCCAAAATCTGTTTTATGGGTGGCAGTGGCTTTAGCGCTTGCTTCGGGAGCCGCCTATTTTTGGAAGCAAGCTAATGACAGAGAGAAAACCCGCCAGATCACCATCTCTAATCTAGAACTCCAGTTGAGATATGCTTATCAATCGGGATCAAAAGGCTCTGTCCCGGCCTTGATCAAAGAGCTTCATGCAATGGCTCCGAAAAGCGAAGCCCTGATATCGGTGTGCATGCAGATGGCCATGGATTCGCTGGGTAGGGGACTTGATTATAGTGGCGATGACGCTGCTCGATATCTGGTGATCGCCGCAAACGCGGGAATCTCTGAAGCTCAATACATGTTGTCCCGGCTGGTTATGAGTGGTAAAACGCATTTGGAGACTCCGCAACAAGCACTGGCGAGATGTCAAAGTGCGGCGGAGGCAGGTTTGCTAGAAGCACAGTTCCAGTGGGGGCTGATATTGCTTCGCAGGGATGGTGAGCAGTCAGATCCGAATGAGGCGGTTAAATGGCTAAAACTTGCTGCTGGCCGTGGGCACACCGAAGCGAGATATCAGCTGGCGACAGTGCTGCTGAAGCAAAACGAAGAAGATGCCGAAGCTCCAAAGTGGTTGAAGGAAGCAGCAGAGGATGAACATCCTGATGCAAAGCTGATGATGGGGCTTTTGCATTTGACCGGTCAAAATGTAGTGGCGGACAATAGTCTGGCCTTCCATTGGATCAAAAGCGCTGTCGCTGCAGGATGTAGTGAAGCTACCCTCCATTTGGGTCGCTTATATGAACACGGCATCGGAACCACTGCAAACGTTGACCTGGCAGTTGAGAATTACCGAAAAGCCGGTGCCGCAGGAATTGTCGAGGCATCATTGGCCCTCGACAAACTTTTAGCCGAGTCGGAATCGAGCACGGCGGAGCTTCGATTGCCGGATTCCGTCACCACTTATCTACGACATGGCGAAATCGGATCGCCAGTTCAATAG
- a CDS encoding tetratricopeptide repeat protein: MKIIIVSFSLLLFLCRIAVAEVAGLAVVHTGSNADSFAKVYEFIQLERFKLSAQGSFKLTLTNGQPMAGLAAHLRQVIEYPSPHNDLTDAAVATAFLQSKIEEMEKAHKKFEYSRPYLVPRIKQAREMLTQAKAGRVLINGNWMEQSAYAALVAKRRSEEIPEMTIDEQALKQVKLRGVTDRTLIVEHSNGMSRLSMEKLSYGQLKEFFRISELAKTSAELKSLHEQFHPEIILNGTKRLGVRVVEIKEDEIIITSEDGPVVLSIKNTERKTLEILSSRSATLNEHLQGPAKHYQNGLLAEQAKNWGAAYAAYQLAADGEHLEGMVNYATLIAEGKGGDLDASKAQDLFQRASKQGDAIAAFNLGLLLFRSTTKGQSNVSLVTALEQAAANGIHQASLLLGVVHLSGRGAPVDFAKARKFVDEAIRHSVSGAQDVLRELENKTAPLEEPPVDHASIGTQSIKALIERTSGADAHNRATDYSSFRARFPVQDR, translated from the coding sequence ATGAAAATCATTATCGTTTCCTTCTCTCTTTTGCTCTTCCTTTGTCGGATTGCGGTTGCGGAAGTGGCTGGACTTGCTGTCGTTCACACGGGTTCCAATGCCGACTCTTTTGCGAAGGTTTACGAATTCATTCAACTTGAACGTTTTAAGCTGAGTGCGCAAGGAAGTTTCAAGCTGACGCTGACCAATGGTCAGCCGATGGCTGGTTTGGCTGCTCATCTGCGCCAAGTCATTGAGTATCCCTCACCACACAACGATCTAACGGATGCAGCGGTCGCGACTGCCTTCCTGCAAAGCAAGATTGAGGAGATGGAAAAGGCACACAAAAAGTTCGAATACTCTCGCCCTTATCTTGTCCCTAGAATCAAGCAGGCCCGGGAAATGCTGACTCAGGCAAAAGCAGGGCGAGTGCTTATCAACGGCAATTGGATGGAGCAGTCGGCTTATGCGGCGTTGGTCGCTAAAAGAAGAAGCGAAGAAATTCCAGAGATGACAATCGATGAGCAGGCCTTGAAGCAAGTTAAGCTCAGGGGGGTCACTGACAGAACGCTCATCGTGGAACACAGTAATGGCATGTCGCGGTTATCGATGGAGAAGCTGAGCTATGGGCAGCTCAAAGAGTTTTTCCGCATTAGCGAACTGGCGAAAACCAGCGCTGAACTGAAATCGCTGCACGAGCAATTTCATCCGGAGATTATCCTCAATGGCACCAAAAGACTGGGAGTGCGCGTGGTTGAGATCAAAGAAGACGAGATCATCATCACCAGCGAGGACGGACCAGTAGTCCTCTCTATAAAAAACACAGAACGCAAAACGCTTGAAATACTCTCCTCCCGGTCGGCGACTCTAAATGAGCATCTCCAAGGACCGGCCAAACACTACCAGAACGGGCTATTGGCAGAGCAGGCCAAAAACTGGGGAGCTGCCTACGCAGCCTACCAACTGGCAGCGGATGGCGAACATTTGGAAGGCATGGTGAACTATGCAACATTAATTGCCGAGGGGAAAGGGGGAGACCTGGACGCATCGAAGGCACAAGATTTATTTCAACGCGCTTCAAAGCAAGGCGACGCAATCGCCGCATTCAATCTGGGTTTGTTGTTATTTAGGTCTACGACGAAGGGGCAATCGAATGTGTCTTTGGTAACGGCGCTGGAACAGGCTGCGGCAAATGGAATTCACCAAGCTAGCCTGCTCTTGGGAGTGGTGCACCTTTCAGGGCGTGGAGCACCTGTCGATTTTGCAAAAGCGCGCAAGTTCGTGGATGAGGCCATTCGTCACTCCGTGTCCGGGGCGCAAGACGTCTTGCGAGAACTGGAAAACAAGACTGCACCGCTTGAGGAACCACCAGTGGATCATGCAAGCATTGGGACGCAATCCATCAAAGCATTAATTGAGAGGACGTCGGGCGCTGATGCTCATAACCGGGCAACCGACTACTCTAGTTTTAGAGCGCGATTCCCCGTCCAAGACCGCTGA
- a CDS encoding helix-turn-helix domain-containing protein encodes MRFSITQQFMRMQYFVNLCLPLQENPVVSVVKKPTHQLDDYRSEEFRPLLGKSQIARQYGVSVRTIDNWMARRVVPYTKIGRTVRFDKALVSEALEKFRVASN; translated from the coding sequence ATGCGATTTAGCATTACGCAACAATTCATGAGAATGCAATATTTTGTGAATTTATGCTTGCCACTACAAGAAAATCCAGTAGTTAGTGTCGTGAAGAAACCGACCCATCAACTTGATGACTATAGAAGCGAAGAGTTCCGACCTTTGCTTGGGAAATCCCAGATCGCGCGCCAGTATGGTGTTTCCGTGAGGACGATCGACAATTGGATGGCACGAAGGGTCGTGCCCTATACCAAAATTGGTCGCACCGTCCGTTTTGATAAAGCGCTTGTTTCAGAAGCTCTCGAGAAATTTAGAGTGGCCTCGAATTAA
- a CDS encoding helix-turn-helix domain-containing protein yields the protein MRTRFSAALQDVLQNLNMTQSHFAREVGLSHTMIGKLIKGEPGKIETYRKILGYFDEDLRELRETPNRKYGVALLDAYFMDTLDALQLPTEEEGLWRVTSKIRTISEDTIGNLFCNFSREVLLALEVIGSATNTEHGFNLLMTMAESLNNGKRPPKGFFAQFIRKPKERVRLTGSLSAWSAKLDL from the coding sequence ATGCGCACACGATTTTCAGCAGCCCTACAAGACGTTCTACAAAATTTAAATATGACTCAAAGCCATTTCGCTCGGGAGGTGGGCCTTAGTCATACCATGATTGGGAAGCTCATTAAAGGCGAGCCGGGAAAAATTGAGACCTACCGGAAGATTCTGGGATATTTTGACGAAGACCTGCGGGAGCTTAGAGAAACGCCGAATCGGAAGTATGGTGTCGCGCTATTGGATGCTTATTTCATGGACACACTGGACGCACTTCAGCTTCCAACCGAAGAGGAAGGATTATGGCGGGTTACCTCGAAGATTCGAACTATCTCGGAAGATACGATAGGCAATCTTTTTTGCAATTTCAGCCGAGAAGTCCTGCTTGCACTTGAAGTCATTGGTTCTGCTACCAATACAGAGCATGGCTTCAACTTGTTGATGACGATGGCAGAATCGCTCAATAATGGCAAAAGACCTCCCAAGGGGTTCTTTGCTCAGTTTATACGGAAGCCTAAGGAACGAGTCCGGCTAACCGGCAGCCTTTCTGCATGGAGTGCTAAACTTGATCTCTAA